The Stenotrophomonas maltophilia sequence GCCCGGTCAAGCCATCGGTGCGCGCCGCACGCCGCAGATCGACCAGCATGCGTTCGACCAGCAGCAGCACCATCGCAAAGCACCGCGCCAGTTCCAGCATCACACCGGCAATGTAGGTGACGAACATCGGCGAACCGGTGCGCATGATGTCCTCACCGGCATCGGGTGCCACTGGCAGGAACAGGCGCACCGCGTACAGGGCCGCCTCGGCCAGGAACACTGCCGCCGCCAGGCGGCAGCTGGTGCGCTGCTGCACGGGGGCATGCCGCAGCAGCAGCCAGGCGATCCAGCCATCGACAACCAGCGCGAACACGCTGAACACCTGCAGGCGCACGCCCAGGTTTGGCCATGGCACCAGGAAGGCAAAGATGCAGGCCATGAACGCGGCCGCCATCAACAACGGCCGCCACAGCGGCAACGGCTGCTCCAGGTGCAGCGCCACGCCGCGCAGCATCATCAGCGCGCACCCGGCCATCGCTGCATTGCCGGCCAGCACCGCCGGTGCCAGTGGCAGATAGGGACGCAGCGCCAGCAGGGTCACGCCCAGGGTGAGCAGCCACAGGCTGGCGGTCCACTGGCGCAGCACCGGCTGCCCGCGCAGCACGACCAGCAGCAGCGAGAACCCCACGGCAATGCCGATGCAGAGCAGGAAGCCAAGCACGGTGATGGTGCGGAAATCCAGTGACATGCAGCGCTCGTCGGCCGGGGCGGCGCGCGCATCTTAGCGCCTTGCAGCGCGATTCCCGCGGCGTTCCTCGGCTCGAGGGTGATGCGGGGTCTGAAAACGGCGAGCATGGCGGCCGGCGCATGCGCAGAATCCGCGGGAAACCAAGGAGACGCCCATGCACGCGTGGTACCTCGGTGGCATCGACCACCGCCCCTTCCTGCCCCTGTTCGAGATGAGTGACAACGCGCTCGCTGCACTGGGAATCCAGCGTCGCTGGGCAGGTGATTCGGGAGGACACCCCTGCCGGATCAGCCTGAGCGATCCTCCCCGCGGCAGCGAACTGCTCCTGCTGTCCCATGTGCACCTGCCGCTGCACTCGCCCTATCGCGCCTCCGGCCCGATCTTCGTGCAGCGCGGCGTGACCCGTTGCGTACTGCCCGCCGGGGAGGTGCCACCTTATGTGCAGCGCCGCCTGATCTCGCTGCGCGCCTATGACGCAGCGGCGCTGATGCGCAGTGCGCAGGTCTGCGCCGGCACCGAGGTCGCCACGCAGCTGGACACTATCTTCGCCGATCCAGCGGTGGCCTTTGTCCAGCTGCACAACGCGGCACACGGCTGTTTCTCATGCCAGGCAGATCGGGTTGGCA is a genomic window containing:
- a CDS encoding GGDEF domain-containing protein; this translates as MSLDFRTITVLGFLLCIGIAVGFSLLLVVLRGQPVLRQWTASLWLLTLGVTLLALRPYLPLAPAVLAGNAAMAGCALMMLRGVALHLEQPLPLWRPLLMAAAFMACIFAFLVPWPNLGVRLQVFSVFALVVDGWIAWLLLRHAPVQQRTSCRLAAAVFLAEAALYAVRLFLPVAPDAGEDIMRTGSPMFVTYIAGVMLELARCFAMVLLLVERMLVDLRRAARTDGLTGLLNRSAVLADGQAQLQRLRRQGRPLALLLVDVDHFKQINDRWGHLAGDQVLRHFAALLQRCAPGHDALLGRYGGEEFVLVMAGSTQGDAMAGAAAIRAALQRCPARLATGPVTVTASIGLAMDGGHGDLSTLLAAADAALYRAKAAGRDRLACATPAEISRLPIADDAVPV
- a CDS encoding DUF1203 domain-containing protein; the encoded protein is MHAWYLGGIDHRPFLPLFEMSDNALAALGIQRRWAGDSGGHPCRISLSDPPRGSELLLLSHVHLPLHSPYRASGPIFVQRGVTRCVLPAGEVPPYVQRRLISLRAYDAAALMRSAQVCAGTEVATQLDTIFADPAVAFVQLHNAAHGCFSCQADRVGINAT